A genomic window from Phycisphaerales bacterium includes:
- the dprA gene encoding DNA-processing protein DprA: protein MDQRTFDLLRLNLTPGLGPVLISRLLKRFGEPQEVLRAQPSTLETVKGIGPGTAAKMTSGFRDTPALAEAELKLAEKLGVHLLAIGSPGYPPLLAEILDAPPILYVKGTLLAGGPDQFSVGIVGSRDCSAYGLEQSNRFAGVLARAGLTIISGGARGIDTSAHRGALQHGGRTIAVLGCGLAHVYPPENDKLFEQIAGSGAVISELPLNAAPQAENFPARNRIISGLSLGILVIEAGLKSGALITARVAAEEHGREVMALPGRVDSQSSRGTLELIKMGGAHLVTDPGDVIHALESQARHLHAGTHAARFTPMNGADTDLFSGASGGAVSEPETKPAPSPLPELHRVILGALEEPRTVEELCEATGLEPARLRTEVTMLEVQKRITRSGGRLRRAR, encoded by the coding sequence GTGGACCAGCGCACCTTCGATCTGTTGCGACTCAACCTGACGCCGGGCCTTGGCCCCGTGCTCATCAGCCGCCTGCTCAAGCGCTTCGGCGAGCCGCAGGAGGTGCTGCGGGCGCAGCCCTCCACGCTGGAAACCGTCAAGGGCATCGGCCCCGGCACCGCGGCGAAGATGACCTCCGGCTTCCGCGACACGCCCGCGCTCGCCGAGGCCGAGCTCAAGCTCGCGGAAAAGCTGGGCGTGCACCTGCTCGCCATCGGCTCGCCGGGCTACCCGCCGCTGCTGGCAGAGATCCTCGACGCGCCGCCGATCCTCTATGTGAAGGGCACGCTGCTGGCGGGCGGCCCCGACCAGTTCAGCGTCGGCATCGTCGGCTCGCGTGACTGCTCGGCCTACGGCCTGGAGCAGAGCAACCGCTTCGCCGGCGTGCTCGCCCGCGCGGGGCTGACCATCATCTCCGGCGGCGCCCGCGGGATCGACACCAGCGCCCACCGCGGCGCCCTCCAGCACGGCGGGCGCACCATCGCCGTGCTTGGGTGCGGGCTCGCGCACGTCTACCCGCCCGAGAACGACAAGCTCTTCGAGCAGATCGCGGGCAGTGGGGCGGTGATCTCGGAGTTGCCGCTGAACGCTGCACCGCAGGCGGAGAACTTCCCCGCGCGCAACCGCATTATCTCGGGCCTGAGCCTTGGCATTCTGGTGATCGAGGCGGGGCTGAAGTCGGGGGCGCTGATCACCGCGCGCGTTGCGGCCGAGGAGCACGGGCGCGAGGTGATGGCCCTCCCCGGACGCGTGGACTCTCAGTCCAGCCGCGGCACGCTGGAGCTGATCAAGATGGGCGGCGCACACCTGGTGACGGACCCGGGCGATGTGATCCACGCGCTGGAGTCGCAGGCGCGTCACCTGCACGCGGGCACGCACGCGGCGCGCTTCACGCCCATGAATGGCGCTGACACGGACCTGTTCAGCGGAGCGAGCGGTGGAGCGGTGAGCGAGCCCGAGACAAAGCCCGCGCCTTCACCGCTGCCCGAGCTGCACCGCGTGATCCTGGGCGCTCTCGAGGAGCCCAGAACGGTGGAGGAGCTCTGCGAAGCGACTGGCCTCGAGCCCGCTCGCCTGCGGACCGAGGTCACGATGCTGGAGGTGCAAAAAAGGATCACCCGCTCCGGCGGTCGCCTGCGGAGGGCCCGCTAA